In Micromonospora sp. NBC_01813, the following are encoded in one genomic region:
- a CDS encoding acyl-CoA dehydrogenase family protein, which translates to MIIERVLPTPEAHDLIELTTELADRELAGRVDDFEHRGEFPREVVRTLGRAGLLGLPFAEADGGGGQPYEVYLQVLEVLASRWLAVAEAVSVHTLSCYPVAEYGTSRQRKSLPEMLGGDLLGAYCLSEPQGGSDAAALTTRAVRDGDDLVVSGTKAWITHAAVADFYNVFCRTDGPGRDGVSCLLVPAGTAGVCPQPAERTMGLRSSPVAQVIFDDARVSSDQLVGEAGQGFAIAMSALAAGRLGIAACAVGLAQAALDHAVGHAREREQFGRRIIDLQGLGFMLADMATQVSAARAMTLAAARLRDAGRPYAIESAKAKLFATDVAMRVTVDAVQVLGGYGYVSDNPVERYLREAKVLQIVEGTNQIQRVVISRALARG; encoded by the coding sequence ATGATCATCGAGCGTGTCCTGCCGACCCCCGAGGCGCACGACCTGATCGAGCTGACCACCGAGCTGGCCGACCGGGAGCTCGCCGGTCGGGTCGACGACTTCGAGCACCGTGGGGAGTTCCCCCGCGAGGTGGTCCGGACCCTGGGTCGGGCCGGCCTGCTCGGCCTGCCGTTCGCCGAGGCCGACGGCGGGGGCGGTCAGCCGTACGAAGTGTATCTGCAGGTGCTGGAGGTGCTGGCGAGCCGGTGGCTGGCCGTCGCCGAGGCGGTCAGCGTCCATACGCTGTCCTGCTATCCGGTGGCCGAGTACGGCACGTCTCGGCAGCGCAAGTCGTTGCCGGAGATGCTCGGCGGCGACCTGCTCGGGGCGTACTGCCTCAGTGAGCCGCAGGGTGGGTCGGACGCGGCGGCGTTGACGACCCGGGCGGTCCGCGACGGCGACGACCTCGTGGTGTCCGGCACGAAGGCGTGGATCACCCACGCGGCGGTGGCGGACTTCTACAACGTGTTCTGCCGTACGGACGGACCGGGACGCGACGGTGTCTCCTGTCTGCTGGTCCCCGCGGGCACCGCCGGGGTGTGTCCGCAGCCGGCGGAACGGACCATGGGGCTGCGGTCGTCGCCGGTCGCCCAGGTGATCTTCGACGACGCCCGGGTGTCGTCCGATCAACTGGTGGGCGAGGCCGGCCAGGGCTTCGCGATCGCGATGTCGGCGCTGGCGGCGGGGCGCCTGGGGATCGCCGCGTGTGCGGTGGGGCTGGCTCAGGCGGCGCTGGACCACGCGGTGGGGCATGCCCGTGAACGGGAACAGTTCGGCCGTCGGATCATCGACCTGCAGGGTCTGGGGTTCATGCTGGCTGACATGGCCACCCAGGTGTCGGCGGCGCGGGCGATGACGTTGGCGGCGGCGCGGTTGCGCGACGCCGGGCGGCCGTACGCGATCGAGTCGGCGAAGGCGAAACTGTTCGCCACGGATGTCGCGATGCGGGTCACGGTGGACGCGGTCCAGGTGCTCGGCGGGTACGGCTACGTCTCGGACAACCCGGTCGAGCGCTACCTGCGTGAGGCGAAGGTGCTGCAGATCGTCGAGGGGACGAACCAGATTCAGCGGGTGGTGATCTCCCGTGCGTTGGCCCGGGGCTGA
- the tatC gene encoding twin-arginine translocase subunit TatC, translated as MGFALRRRGPSKFDRASDGSMTLIEHFRELRTRLFWAALAIVFGLIVGYFLADPAYHLLKQPYCKLPGTGEVTADGSCRDFLQLSPADGLVLKLKLALWIGLIVGGPVWLYQLWAFIAPGLHRHERKWAYVFVSIAAPLFVAGAALAYFVVDKGLAFLLEMGVTGLSTQLEVTRYISFVTTMLLLFGVAFEFPLVLLMLNFTGVVSARQLLGWWRVVVFICFAFAAIATPDPGPFGMTLLAGCLALLYFVAVGVAFLNDKRRGRGKEMYAGVDDDEASPLDDDLQPVSVADRTETPAPIVPTQPVPKPLPIERRYDDMT; from the coding sequence GTGGGCTTCGCCCTGCGCCGGCGCGGTCCGAGCAAGTTCGACCGCGCCTCCGACGGCTCGATGACGCTGATCGAGCACTTCCGTGAGCTGCGTACCCGGCTGTTCTGGGCCGCGCTGGCGATCGTATTCGGTCTGATCGTCGGCTACTTCCTGGCGGATCCGGCGTACCACCTGCTCAAGCAGCCGTACTGCAAGCTGCCCGGCACCGGCGAGGTGACCGCGGACGGCAGCTGCCGGGACTTCCTACAGCTGTCGCCGGCGGACGGTCTCGTTCTCAAGCTGAAGCTGGCGCTCTGGATCGGCCTGATCGTCGGTGGCCCGGTCTGGCTCTACCAGCTCTGGGCCTTCATCGCACCCGGGTTGCACCGCCACGAACGCAAGTGGGCCTACGTCTTCGTCTCGATCGCGGCGCCGTTGTTCGTCGCCGGCGCGGCACTGGCCTACTTCGTGGTCGACAAGGGCCTGGCGTTCCTGCTCGAGATGGGTGTCACCGGGCTGTCCACCCAACTCGAGGTGACCCGCTACATCTCGTTCGTGACGACGATGCTCCTGCTGTTCGGGGTGGCGTTCGAGTTCCCGTTGGTGCTGTTGATGCTCAACTTCACCGGTGTGGTCAGTGCCCGCCAACTGCTCGGCTGGTGGCGGGTGGTCGTGTTCATCTGCTTCGCGTTCGCGGCCATCGCCACGCCGGACCCGGGTCCGTTCGGGATGACGCTGCTGGCCGGGTGTCTGGCGCTGCTGTACTTCGTCGCGGTCGGGGTGGCGTTCCTCAACGACAAGCGCCGGGGCCGGGGCAAGGAGATGTACGCCGGGGTCGACGACGACGAGGCGTCGCCGCTGGACGACGACCTGCAGCCGGTGTCGGTCGCGGACCGCACCGAGACACCTGCTCCGATCGTGCCGACGCAACCGGTGCCGAAGCCGTTGCCGATCGAGCGTCGCTACGACGACATGACGTGA
- a CDS encoding HAD family hydrolase — protein MHEPPDRPRRRPVEAVLFDFHGTLAQVEDSVRWVTRSAEACGVTLDRGRATVLADRLLTAGRAGGPPPNRVPPPLAEVWADRDLYPGAHRAAYTGLAATVDSGVTGLADALYERLLDPDGWLPYADTAATLRTLHAAGVPVAVVSNVGFDIRPHFAAWGLADLVDAWALSYEVGRCKPDPAIFLRACGMLRADPERTLMVGDTPADAGAVRAGCATLVLPAADAGRANGLAAVLDLATGGPEA, from the coding sequence GTGCACGAACCACCCGACCGGCCCCGGCGCCGCCCCGTCGAGGCCGTGCTGTTCGACTTCCACGGCACCCTCGCCCAGGTGGAGGATTCCGTCCGGTGGGTGACCCGCAGTGCCGAGGCGTGCGGTGTCACCCTCGACCGGGGCCGGGCCACCGTGCTCGCCGACCGGCTGCTGACCGCCGGCCGGGCCGGCGGCCCGCCGCCCAACCGGGTGCCGCCGCCCTTGGCCGAGGTGTGGGCCGACCGCGACCTGTACCCCGGTGCGCACCGGGCGGCGTACACCGGGCTGGCGGCGACCGTCGACAGCGGCGTGACCGGGCTGGCCGACGCCCTCTACGAGCGGCTGCTCGACCCCGACGGCTGGCTGCCGTACGCGGACACCGCCGCGACGTTGCGGACCCTTCACGCCGCCGGGGTGCCGGTGGCGGTGGTCAGCAACGTCGGCTTCGACATCCGGCCGCACTTCGCGGCCTGGGGGTTGGCCGACCTGGTCGACGCCTGGGCGCTGTCGTACGAGGTCGGCCGCTGCAAGCCCGACCCGGCGATCTTCCTGCGCGCCTGCGGGATGCTGCGGGCCGACCCGGAACGCACCCTGATGGTCGGCGACACCCCGGCCGACGCCGGCGCGGTACGGGCGGGATGCGCGACGCTGGTGCTGCCGGCAGCCGACGCCGGTCGGGCCAACGGCCTAGCCGCCGTGCTCGACCTGGCCACCGGAGGGCCCGAAGCCTGA
- the tatA gene encoding Sec-independent protein translocase subunit TatA, with product MHALRPWHIAVLVVVLILLFGAKRLPDAARSLGRSLRIIKAETKSLADDDKDLAEKADAQHGRAPYQAEPIIEPTSVHQPGYQPPAAAEQPQRVRDAN from the coding sequence ATGCATGCCCTGCGACCGTGGCACATCGCCGTCCTCGTGGTCGTGCTGATCCTGCTGTTCGGCGCCAAGCGGCTGCCGGACGCGGCGCGGTCACTCGGCCGTTCCCTGCGGATCATCAAGGCCGAGACCAAGAGCCTGGCCGACGACGACAAGGACCTCGCCGAGAAGGCCGACGCCCAGCACGGCCGCGCGCCGTACCAGGCCGAGCCGATCATCGAGCCGACCAGCGTGCACCAGCCCGGCTACCAGCCACCTGCGGCTGCCGAGCAGCCGCAGCGCGTCCGCGACGCGAACTGA
- a CDS encoding 5'-3' exonuclease, with product MSLVYARLDGVTRQLPLLAVDAPGLYFRAFFGVPEAAARTDAGEPVNAVRGFLDMLAALITRRRPGALICALDYDWRPAWRVELLPTYKAHRLAPDGGEIVPESLSAQIPVLLEVLAALGVPAIGTAGYEADDVLGTIATRQAGPVEVVSGDRDLFQLVDDDHPVRLLYIGRGVAKLDDCDDAAVRARFGVPAAAYADFAALRGDPSDGLPGVPGVGAKTAARLLVRYGDLASLVATLDDPQAGFAAGLRARLTAAHDYLSVAPRVVRVARDVELAAPPVRLPAAPADPQELMKLAARWNLAGSCRRMVDAMARHPEPAAADRDKGVPDDGGSGVEAVEST from the coding sequence GTGTCACTGGTGTATGCGAGGCTCGACGGCGTGACCCGACAACTCCCCCTGCTCGCCGTCGACGCCCCCGGCCTGTACTTCCGGGCCTTCTTCGGTGTGCCGGAGGCCGCCGCCCGTACCGACGCCGGCGAGCCGGTCAACGCGGTGCGCGGCTTCCTCGACATGCTGGCCGCGCTGATCACCAGACGCCGGCCGGGTGCGCTGATCTGTGCGCTCGACTACGACTGGCGACCCGCCTGGCGGGTCGAGTTGCTGCCCACCTACAAGGCGCACCGGCTGGCGCCGGACGGCGGCGAGATCGTGCCGGAGAGCCTCAGCGCGCAGATCCCGGTCCTGTTGGAGGTACTGGCCGCACTCGGAGTGCCGGCCATCGGCACCGCCGGCTACGAAGCCGACGACGTGCTCGGCACCATCGCCACCCGACAGGCCGGTCCGGTCGAGGTGGTCTCCGGCGACCGTGACCTGTTCCAACTCGTCGACGACGACCACCCGGTCCGGCTGCTCTACATCGGCCGCGGCGTGGCCAAACTCGACGACTGCGACGATGCCGCCGTCAGGGCGCGGTTCGGCGTTCCGGCCGCCGCGTACGCCGACTTCGCGGCGTTGCGCGGCGATCCCAGCGACGGGCTGCCCGGCGTACCCGGGGTCGGCGCCAAGACCGCCGCCCGGCTACTCGTTCGCTACGGCGACCTCGCCAGCCTGGTCGCGACGCTGGACGACCCACAGGCTGGGTTCGCCGCCGGACTGCGCGCCCGGCTCACCGCCGCCCACGACTACCTGTCGGTCGCGCCGAGGGTGGTCCGCGTCGCCCGGGACGTCGAGCTGGCCGCCCCACCCGTACGGCTGCCGGCCGCACCGGCCGACCCGCAGGAACTGATGAAACTCGCCGCCCGGTGGAACCTGGCCGGGTCCTGCCGGCGGATGGTCGACGCGATGGCCCGCCACCCCGAACCGGCGGCCGCCGACCGCGACAAGGGGGTGCCGGACGACGGCGGATCAGGCGTTGAAGCCGTTGAATCCACCTGA
- a CDS encoding diacylglycerol kinase family protein, with product MTGSTAPAGVPTGAVAVLANAVAGRGRHAGLLPTVCDLLAGTGRPVHVLSASSAAEASDACRAAVAGGAAALVTVGGDGTVHAALQALAGTGVPLGPVPAGTGNDFAAATGFPTDPIAAATLIAAALHAGREHRVDLARVSAADRPDHWYGAVLAAGFDAIVNERANRMRWPSGPRRYDLAILIELARLRARRYRVTLDGEPHDLDAVLVAVGNCASYGGGMRICPAADPTDGLLDVVVAGPVGRGTLIRIKPQVYRGSHVDHPLVHSYRARQVILDAAGVVGYADGERLGPLPMTVTAVPGALRLLR from the coding sequence GTGACCGGCTCGACCGCACCGGCCGGAGTCCCGACCGGTGCGGTCGCGGTGCTGGCGAATGCGGTGGCCGGCCGGGGCCGGCACGCCGGACTGCTGCCGACGGTGTGTGACCTACTCGCCGGCACCGGCCGCCCGGTGCATGTGCTCTCCGCGAGCAGTGCGGCCGAGGCGTCGGACGCCTGCCGGGCCGCGGTGGCCGGCGGGGCGGCGGCACTGGTCACCGTCGGCGGCGACGGCACCGTGCACGCGGCACTGCAGGCCCTGGCCGGCACGGGTGTCCCGCTGGGGCCAGTGCCGGCGGGCACCGGCAACGACTTCGCCGCCGCCACCGGCTTCCCAACCGATCCGATCGCGGCGGCGACGCTGATCGCCGCCGCACTGCACGCCGGCCGGGAGCATCGGGTCGATCTGGCGCGGGTCAGTGCTGCGGACCGGCCGGACCACTGGTACGGCGCGGTGTTGGCCGCCGGGTTCGACGCGATCGTCAACGAGCGCGCCAACCGGATGCGGTGGCCGTCCGGCCCGCGCCGCTACGACCTCGCCATCCTGATCGAGCTGGCCCGACTGCGGGCCCGCCGCTACCGCGTGACGCTCGACGGCGAACCGCACGATCTCGACGCGGTGCTGGTCGCGGTCGGCAACTGCGCCAGCTACGGCGGTGGGATGCGGATCTGCCCGGCGGCGGATCCGACGGACGGGCTGCTCGACGTGGTGGTCGCCGGCCCGGTCGGGCGCGGCACCCTGATCCGGATCAAGCCGCAGGTCTACCGGGGCAGTCACGTCGACCATCCGCTGGTGCACAGCTACCGCGCCCGCCAGGTCATCCTCGACGCGGCCGGGGTTGTCGGCTACGCGGACGGGGAACGGCTGGGGCCGTTGCCGATGACGGTCACCGCTGTGCCGGGGGCGCTGCGGCTGCTGCGCTGA
- a CDS encoding MHYT domain-containing protein, translating into MAEINHFEYGFITPTLSYALSVLGSFLGLICAVRVRESTTPGRRTWWLVLAAFAIGGTAIWTMHFMAMLGFAVAGTQIRYDIGVTIASAVLAIVAVAIGLFLVGFGRPSLLKILSGGVLTGLGVAAMHYTGMAAMRLHGDIGYDAGRVALSILIAVVAATVALWLAVTVRRPLAMTGSALLMGVAVNGMHFTGMTAMSVHLHEPTGLLSGATAATLLVPIGVAVLLVVIGLVYAVLSAPTEEDRAAAAYLDARIAQRTAAPPAAPARANGFTPMRSGSTAGSDRNTPSGSGGFNGFNA; encoded by the coding sequence GTGGCAGAGATCAACCATTTCGAGTACGGCTTCATCACGCCGACGCTGAGCTACGCGTTGTCGGTGCTCGGTTCCTTCCTGGGGCTGATCTGTGCCGTACGGGTACGTGAGTCGACCACCCCGGGGCGGCGTACCTGGTGGTTGGTGCTCGCCGCCTTCGCCATCGGTGGCACCGCGATCTGGACCATGCACTTCATGGCGATGCTGGGCTTCGCCGTCGCGGGTACCCAGATCCGGTACGACATCGGGGTCACCATCGCCAGCGCGGTGCTCGCGATCGTCGCCGTCGCGATCGGGCTGTTCCTGGTCGGCTTCGGTCGACCGTCGCTGCTGAAGATCCTGTCCGGCGGGGTGCTCACCGGGCTGGGAGTCGCCGCGATGCACTACACCGGAATGGCCGCGATGCGGCTGCACGGTGACATCGGCTACGACGCGGGTCGCGTCGCACTGTCGATCCTGATCGCGGTGGTCGCGGCGACCGTGGCGCTGTGGTTGGCGGTCACCGTCCGGCGCCCACTGGCGATGACCGGGTCGGCGCTGCTGATGGGCGTCGCCGTCAACGGGATGCACTTCACCGGGATGACCGCCATGTCGGTGCACCTGCACGAGCCGACCGGGTTGCTCAGCGGGGCCACGGCGGCGACCCTGCTGGTGCCGATCGGCGTGGCGGTGCTGCTCGTGGTGATCGGTCTGGTGTACGCGGTGCTGTCCGCCCCCACCGAGGAGGATCGGGCGGCGGCGGCGTACCTCGACGCGCGGATCGCGCAGCGTACGGCGGCGCCACCGGCCGCGCCGGCCCGAGCGAACGGCTTCACCCCGATGCGCAGCGGCTCGACCGCCGGCAGCGACCGGAACACGCCGAGCGGGTCAGGTGGATTCAACGGCTTCAACGCCTGA
- a CDS encoding DUF4037 domain-containing protein, with the protein MSFLPGLELSRRFHHEVVAPVLTARFPGLRYAAARMDNGSELFGYDTPRSQDHDWGPRVQILLAGANAGLVDEVLAAVGRELPATFQGVPTRFAPDAERSLGVPACDGPRHGVTVLEVGDWCRQALGFDPLDGVGLLDWLAAPTQRLAEFTGGDVFHDGLPAGPACGGAGPDPVGGLGVRRARLAWYPPDVWRYVLAGGWSRVAGEEPFVGRCGEVDDDVGGRVIAARLVRDLMRLALLLDRRYPPYGKWLGTAFTGSSDDYGLATMLAGVLDAVDPRARQRQLCRAYELLAVRTNRLGLAGPVEPTVRPFHDRPFLVLDAGRFVRALRGSIEEPGLRELPLLGAVDQFVDHPALLTDAAWTRAVVSGALGLRPTPPTKRTLS; encoded by the coding sequence ATGAGCTTCCTGCCTGGCCTGGAGCTGAGCCGGCGATTCCACCACGAGGTGGTGGCACCGGTGCTCACCGCCCGGTTCCCGGGGTTGCGGTACGCGGCGGCCCGGATGGACAACGGTTCGGAGCTGTTCGGGTACGACACACCCCGGTCCCAGGACCATGACTGGGGTCCGCGGGTGCAGATCCTGCTGGCCGGTGCGAACGCCGGCCTGGTCGACGAGGTGCTGGCAGCGGTCGGTCGGGAACTGCCGGCGACGTTTCAGGGGGTGCCGACCAGGTTCGCTCCCGACGCCGAACGCAGCCTCGGCGTACCAGCGTGCGACGGCCCCCGGCACGGGGTGACGGTCCTCGAGGTGGGTGACTGGTGCCGGCAGGCGCTCGGCTTCGATCCGCTGGACGGCGTGGGCCTGCTGGACTGGCTCGCGGCACCGACCCAGCGGTTGGCCGAGTTCACCGGCGGTGACGTGTTCCATGACGGGTTGCCGGCTGGACCGGCGTGCGGCGGGGCCGGCCCGGACCCGGTTGGTGGGCTCGGCGTACGACGTGCCCGGCTGGCCTGGTATCCACCTGACGTCTGGCGGTACGTGCTGGCCGGCGGCTGGTCGCGGGTCGCTGGCGAGGAGCCGTTCGTCGGCCGGTGCGGTGAGGTGGACGACGATGTCGGCGGCCGGGTGATCGCCGCCCGGCTCGTGCGTGACCTGATGCGGCTCGCGCTGCTGCTGGACCGTCGTTATCCGCCGTACGGCAAGTGGTTGGGGACTGCCTTCACCGGTTCGTCCGACGACTACGGCCTTGCCACGATGCTCGCCGGGGTGCTGGATGCCGTCGACCCGCGGGCCCGGCAGCGACAGCTGTGCCGGGCGTACGAGCTGCTGGCGGTGCGGACCAATCGTCTCGGGCTGGCCGGGCCGGTGGAGCCGACGGTGCGTCCGTTTCACGACCGGCCGTTTCTGGTGCTCGACGCCGGCCGGTTCGTCCGCGCGTTGCGGGGATCGATCGAGGAGCCCGGGTTGCGGGAGCTTCCGTTGCTGGGTGCGGTGGATCAGTTCGTCGATCATCCCGCGTTGCTGACCGACGCCGCCTGGACCAGAGCGGTGGTGTCGGGTGCGTTGGGGCTGCGGCCGACACCACCTACCAAACGAACGTTAAGCTGA
- a CDS encoding DEAD/DEAH box helicase: MSSPAERYAAARRRAAQASAFPALGEFALDLGFDLDDFQRSACEALERGSGVLVCAPTGAGKTVVGEFAVHLALHGGSPIPDGVRRKCFYTTPIKALSNQKYHDLVARYGAAQVGLLTGDNAINGDAPVVVMTTEVLRNMLYAGSATLDGLAYVVMDEVHYLADRFRGAVWEEVIIHLPPSVTLVSLSATVSNAEEFADWLVTVRGETEVVVSEHRPVPLWQHMLVGRRMFDLFHDADAARKHDVHPELLRYSREMLRRLELGDGRTQGPGWGRSGGRGPRWRPPARADVIERLDRDGLLPAIVFVFSRAGCDAAVAQCLAAGLRLTTPEERVEIRRVAESRLASLPAEDLSVLGYWGWLEGLERGLAAHHAGMLPAFKEVVEDLFVRGLIKAVFATETLALGINMPARCVVLERLVKYNGEAHVDLTPGEYTQLTGRAGRRGIDVEGHAVVVWSPEVDPRQVAGLASTRTYPLRSSFRPSYNMAVNLVGSVGADAARELLESSFAQFQADRSVVGLARQVQHNTETMETYGVEVSCHLGDFDEYFDLRMAIADREREVARRSQHQRRAAAAESLERLRVGDVIRVPSGRRAGLAVVLDPSTSGFGEPRPLVLTQDRWAGRVAASDFTSPAEVLARVRVPKNFNHRSTAARRDLAAAVAGTGLDRHGGRRKARGGGDGADDRVEQLRAELRRHPCHSCPDREEHARWAERRRRLARDTDELRARVSGRTGSLTRTFDRVCGLLTDRGYLTPEGTVTDAGRMLARIWTETDLLVAECLRRGIWDKLSPAELAAAVSVLVYEARRDVDERAAMPRGAVTEAVDATTQIWAGLEADEAAAGLESTREPDLGFVWPVYRWARGEPLAKVLASGDSLDGEMPAGDFVRWARQVADMLGQLAQARGSSPQLAKTAAQAVTALQRGVLAFHIVG; encoded by the coding sequence ATGTCGAGCCCCGCCGAGCGGTACGCAGCGGCGCGCCGCCGGGCCGCACAGGCCTCCGCCTTTCCCGCGCTCGGGGAGTTCGCCCTCGATCTCGGCTTCGATCTGGACGATTTCCAGCGGTCGGCCTGCGAGGCCCTCGAACGGGGCAGCGGTGTGCTGGTCTGCGCCCCGACCGGCGCGGGCAAGACGGTGGTCGGTGAGTTCGCCGTCCACCTGGCGTTGCACGGCGGATCGCCCATCCCGGACGGTGTCCGCCGCAAGTGCTTCTACACCACCCCGATCAAGGCGTTGTCCAACCAGAAGTACCACGACCTGGTGGCCCGGTACGGCGCCGCCCAGGTGGGGCTGCTGACCGGCGACAACGCGATCAACGGCGACGCGCCGGTGGTGGTGATGACCACCGAGGTGCTGCGCAACATGCTCTACGCCGGCTCGGCCACCCTCGACGGGCTCGCGTACGTGGTGATGGACGAGGTCCACTACCTCGCCGACCGGTTCCGGGGTGCGGTCTGGGAGGAGGTGATCATCCATCTCCCGCCGTCGGTCACCCTGGTGTCGCTGTCGGCCACGGTCTCCAACGCGGAGGAGTTCGCCGACTGGCTGGTGACCGTCCGGGGCGAGACCGAGGTGGTGGTCAGCGAACACCGTCCGGTGCCCCTGTGGCAGCACATGCTGGTGGGTCGGCGGATGTTCGACCTGTTCCACGACGCCGACGCGGCCCGTAAGCACGACGTACATCCTGAGCTGCTGCGGTACAGCCGGGAGATGCTGCGGCGGCTGGAGCTCGGCGACGGCCGTACGCAGGGGCCCGGTTGGGGCCGGTCCGGCGGTCGTGGTCCGCGCTGGCGGCCACCGGCGCGGGCCGACGTGATCGAGCGGCTCGACCGTGACGGGCTGCTGCCGGCGATCGTGTTCGTGTTCAGCCGGGCCGGTTGTGACGCCGCCGTCGCGCAGTGCCTGGCGGCCGGGCTGCGGTTGACCACCCCGGAGGAGCGCGTCGAGATCCGTCGGGTGGCGGAGTCGAGGCTGGCCAGCCTACCGGCGGAGGACCTGTCGGTGCTGGGCTACTGGGGCTGGCTCGAGGGTCTGGAGCGAGGGCTGGCGGCGCACCACGCCGGCATGTTGCCGGCGTTCAAGGAGGTCGTCGAGGATCTGTTCGTCCGGGGCCTGATCAAGGCGGTGTTCGCCACCGAGACGCTCGCGCTGGGGATCAACATGCCGGCCCGGTGCGTGGTGCTGGAGCGGCTGGTCAAGTACAACGGCGAAGCGCACGTCGATCTGACGCCGGGCGAGTACACCCAGCTCACCGGGCGGGCCGGTCGGCGCGGCATCGACGTGGAAGGCCACGCGGTGGTGGTCTGGTCACCGGAGGTCGACCCGCGCCAGGTCGCCGGCCTGGCATCGACCCGTACCTACCCGCTGCGGTCGAGTTTCCGCCCGTCGTACAACATGGCGGTCAACCTGGTCGGCTCGGTCGGCGCGGACGCCGCCCGTGAACTGCTGGAGTCGTCGTTCGCCCAGTTCCAGGCGGACCGGTCGGTGGTCGGCCTGGCGCGGCAGGTGCAGCACAACACCGAGACCATGGAGACGTACGGCGTCGAGGTGAGCTGCCACCTGGGCGACTTCGACGAGTACTTCGACCTGCGGATGGCGATCGCCGACCGGGAGCGGGAGGTGGCCCGCCGCAGCCAGCATCAGCGGCGGGCGGCGGCGGCCGAATCGCTGGAGCGGTTGCGGGTCGGTGACGTGATCCGGGTGCCTTCGGGCCGGCGTGCCGGGCTGGCGGTGGTCCTGGACCCGAGTACGAGTGGGTTCGGCGAGCCTCGGCCGCTGGTGCTGACTCAGGACCGGTGGGCGGGCCGGGTCGCGGCCAGTGATTTCACCTCGCCGGCCGAGGTGCTGGCCCGGGTGCGGGTGCCCAAGAACTTCAATCACCGGTCCACGGCGGCCCGCCGGGATCTCGCGGCCGCGGTGGCCGGCACCGGGCTGGACCGTCATGGCGGCCGCCGCAAGGCCCGTGGGGGCGGTGACGGGGCGGACGACCGGGTCGAACAGTTGCGGGCCGAGCTGCGCCGGCACCCCTGCCACAGCTGCCCGGACCGGGAGGAACACGCCCGTTGGGCGGAACGTCGCCGCCGGCTCGCCCGCGACACCGACGAACTGCGGGCCCGGGTGTCGGGGCGTACCGGATCGTTGACCCGGACCTTCGACCGGGTCTGCGGGCTACTCACCGATCGTGGCTATCTGACGCCCGAGGGTACGGTCACCGATGCGGGTCGGATGCTGGCCCGGATCTGGACTGAGACCGACCTGTTGGTGGCCGAGTGCCTGCGTCGGGGGATCTGGGACAAGCTCAGCCCGGCGGAGCTGGCCGCCGCGGTCTCGGTGCTGGTGTACGAGGCCCGCCGCGATGTCGACGAGCGGGCGGCGATGCCGCGTGGGGCGGTCACCGAGGCGGTGGACGCCACCACGCAGATCTGGGCCGGGCTGGAGGCCGACGAGGCCGCCGCGGGCCTGGAGTCCACCCGGGAGCCGGATCTGGGCTTCGTCTGGCCGGTGTACCGGTGGGCGCGGGGCGAGCCGCTGGCGAAGGTGCTGGCCAGCGGGGACAGCCTGGACGGGGAGATGCCGGCGGGGGACTTCGTCCGGTGGGCACGTCAGGTCGCCGACATGCTCGGACAGCTGGCCCAGGCGCGGGGCAGCTCACCGCAGCTGGCGAAGACCGCGGCACAGGCGGTGACCGCGTTGCAGCGTGGGGTGCTCGCTTTCCATATCGTCGGCTGA